In Rissa tridactyla isolate bRisTri1 chromosome 2, bRisTri1.patW.cur.20221130, whole genome shotgun sequence, a single window of DNA contains:
- the LRRC30 gene encoding leucine-rich repeat-containing protein 30, with protein MGTEHSKNERRRSMVFLRKGPKLPAWEDALLSGKEPKSLLKRGLRYVSLSLIMKGMTSAPDFLWGLPEVQKLNLSRNQLVVIPPSLGKLDRLVVLNLGGNCLKCLPKEIGLLRNLKILFVNMNCLTEVPAELSLCRKLEVLSLSHNCISQLPLSFTDLTSLRKLNLSNNRFVQIPLCIFALRNLDFLHLGSNRLESIAESVQYLVNLQIFIIENNNIRSLPRSLCFITTLELLNVDYNAIQTLPDDLYLLRRLPRIAWNPMDKGLHIAHNPLSRPLPEVVEGGLDVLFNYLREKKEHN; from the coding sequence ATGGGAACTGAGCACTCGAAGAACGAGAGGCGAAGGAGCATGGTTTTTCTGAGGAAAGGTCCAAAGTTGCCTGCGTGGGAAGATGCTCTTCTCTCAGGGAAAGAGCCCAAGTCACTGCTAAAACGGGGATTGCGTTATGTCAGCTTGAGCCTCATAATGAAAGGGATGACCAGCGCGCCTGACTTCTTGTGGGGACTGCCCGAGGTGCAGAAACTGAACCTTTCACGCAACCAACTGGTGGTGATTCCTCCTTCACTGGGGAAACTGGACAGGCTGGTAGTGCTGAACTTGGGTGGCAACTGCCTCAAGTGTCTACCTAAAGAGATTGGGCTGCTGAGGAACCTGAAGATCTTGTTCGTCAACATGAATTGCCTGACAGAAgtgccagcagagctcagcttATGCAGGAAGCTGGAGGTTTTGAGCCTCTCGCACAACTGCATCTCGCAACTGCCTTTGAGCTTCACCGACCTGACAAGTTTGAGGAAACTGAACCTCAGCAACAATCGCTTTGTGCAAATTCCCCTCTGCATTTTCGCGCTGAGGAACTTGGACTTCTTGCACCTAGGGTCCAACAGGCTTGAAAGCATCGCGGAGAGTGTCCAGTATCTGGTCAATCTGCAAATTTTTATCATAGAGAATAACAACATACGCTCCTTGCCACGCTCCCTCTGCTTCATCACCACTCTGGAGTTACTAAACGTGGATTACAACGCCATACAGACTCTCCCGGATGACCTCTACCTGCTGCGCCGGCTGCCACGCATCGCGTGGAACCCGATGGACAAAGGCCTCCACATCGCCCACAACCCCTTGTCCCGGCCCCTGCCCGAGGTCGTCGAGGGGGGGCTGGATGTCCTCTTCAACTACCtcagggagaaaaaggagcaCAACTGA